The Juglans regia cultivar Chandler chromosome 16, Walnut 2.0, whole genome shotgun sequence nucleotide sequence gagattggttACAACTCTAGTCCTAACAGTCCCTAGCGAAAGAGGAGGATTTGTGGTTTATAGTGACGCTTCACGACTAGATTTGGGGTGTGTATTGATGCAACCCGGGAAAGTAATAACATATGCTTCTCGACAATTGAAGACATATGAGCAAAATTACCCCACGCATGATTTGGAGTTAGCTGCAGTTGTCTTTGCGCTTAAAATCTGgagacattatttatatggtgaaaggtGCGAAATCTACATGGATCATAAaagtttgaagtatttcttcACTCAGAAGgaactgaatatgagacagaggagatggctcgAACTAGTCAAGGATTACGACTGCAACATTAACTACCATCCAGGTAAAGCTAATGTTGTAACTGATGCACTTAGCAGGAAGCCAATGGGACCAACAATTGCAAGTCTTACCACTCAACCCCACTTAATAATGGACTTGGAAAGAGCTACTATTGAAGTTGTTGTTGGTGACCAGCAGGCATTGATagccagtttaatagttcaaccagcTTTGATAGACAAAATTAAGCTCACCAAAAAAGAAGATTTTAAGTTGGCGAGATTAAtcgaagaagtagaaaaaggggATAAATTTGAGTTCAGTGTTTCTGAAGATGGAGTGTTACGGTTTGgaaatagattttgtgtaccaGACAATGTTGAAATAAAAAGACTCATCCTCGAAGAAGCGCACCGCTCCCCTTACACAGTTCACCCAGGTAGAACAAAAATGTATCAGGATTTGAAAGAGTCTTTCTGGTGGGAGGGCATGATGAGGGAGATTGCTAAATTTGTGGCATagtgcctaacttgccaacaggtgAACGTAGAACATCAAAGACCAGCAGGGTTATTacaaccacttcagattccagaatggaagtgggagcatatttctatggattttgttactGGCCTACCACGAACACTGACCGGACAGGATGCAATATGGGTGATAGTGGACCGTTTGACGAAGACAGCTCACTTTGTacctatcaaagtttcttataagttggAGAAACTAGCTGAGCTGTATATACAggaaatagtgaggttgcatgcgGTACCCGTGTCCATTGTGTCAGATAGGGATCCTTGTTTCACTTCGAAATTTTGGCAaagcttacaagaggccatgggcactaagttaaatttcagcacGACATTTCATCCACAGACGGATGGTCAGTCAgaaaggaccattcaaattttggaagacatgttgaaaGCATGCATGCTGGATTTCAAGGGAACCTGGATACGACACTTgcctttggtcgagtttgcttataataacagttaccagGCTAGCATTGAGATGACACCTTATGAAGCACTTTATGGTAGGAGGTGTAGATCTCCTTTGTATTGGGACGAGGTGGgagaaagacaaattttgggtccagaaatcatacagaagacaatagagaagattgagaccattcgAGCTAGAATGAGAGTAGCTCAGAGTCGACAGAAAAGCTATGCAGATAACCGTCGTCACgaattagagtttgaggttggaaaTAGGGTAGTCTTGAGGATTGCACCCATGAGAGGggttatgaggtttggaaagaagggcaagttgagccctagatacGTCGGGCCATGTGAGATTCTTGACcagattggaccagtggcttacagaGTAGCCCTACCACTAGCACTCTCAGGGGTACAcaatgtatttcatgtatctatgcTGAGAAAGTATATACCTGACCCCACCCACGTTATCGATTACGAGCCTCTTCCACTTCAGCAAAATCTGACTTATACAGAAGAGCCAATATGGATTATAGAGAGAAAAGAGCAAGTAATACGAAAATGGTCTATTCCTTTGGTTAAAGTGTTATCGAATAATCACACTATCAGTGAAGCctcttgggaattagaagaggAAATGCAAGTCAAGTACCCACAGTTGTTCATCAATGATCTTGATAACTTGTGACAAATTctgaggacggaatttttataagggggggaggatgtaatacTTCAGCTCTAAGGCCAGTTCTTTTGAAGCCAGCCTGGTTGCATGAAGCCCAGCCCACGACTTGCCAACACTTGAAGAGAGGCttgaacggcgtcgtttggtgAGTTACTTTCTCATTTCTgctgcactgtttttcttctccacGAAACCTCCCCACTGCACTGCATTTCCACATCTTGCTCAACATGTAGGCACCAAACCCATAACCCTTGTAGTTGTTTTTACCTCTTACCACGCTCAAGAAACGAACTCTCACCGTTCTGCAGACTTTTTTTCAATCGGTTCCTCTCAATTTCTCTATCCCTTCACCGTACGATCAACCTGGGTGTTGGAGCTTCAACTTTTGACTCAACTGCAGTATTTTTTCTTGAACAACCGTTGGTAATTCCTTCTCTCAATCCGgcatctctctttcatttttatttttatttctttcttcttcttccttttcttctggtTTTACTCGCGCAGGCCTCTCTTCTATTTGGGTTTGCTCTATTTTGTTTACACACACAAACCACTCTGTTTTGCTTgttgtacacacacacactcaaacTTCTCAAGCCTTCCTTGCGCAGGtcactttctctttcactaGTGATTGCTGTGAATTTTCTGGGCGTAGACTACAGTGGGTTGTTTTGGTTCGAAGTGGTTTAAAGTTTTCGTGACTCGATTAGGTAAGTCACTCCCGAAGCCGTTGGTAgggtttggatattgtggttGGTTGTGAAATGTAGTAATGTTACTGATTTGAGTGTGGCGTGGGTAAGATTTTTGCACTACTGCAGTGACTTTTGGCAATCTGTTACagttgtaaatttatattgtgttggtgttttatatgttggattgtggtggagtgtgatggaattcttgaagttgaggagtatgattttTGGACGgctttgtgagactgttttgggcTATTAATTGAGACTATTTGGTGTAATTTTatgggtgttttgagctagttgtattggatatttttatgcaagtcttgaattgttgaatgactaaaatattgatgcttgcattgaaaattttatttgaaggttgGAGGTGAAGTATGGTTTGGGatatgttttaatcattggagttgctgttgttggttttgaaacatggaatacggaccagccacgggtataatggttgtttataaccctaccacgagggtgaaacatggtatatggcctagccacgggtataatggtagtttataaccctaccacgggggttaaacatagtatttgtcccgatgtgatgctacgAGATGATATGACTTTAATGTTTCAatttggatatgccaatggattttctttttgtgaataaGTTTGTCTTTCTGAAAATTTAGCTCTAACGTTTTTGTACCAAGCTTTGTTTACGCATTCTGAAagtcaattatttgttctgcataccgaacgttataaatgctcatgtttacatgatagtatatgctctctacttgctgagttgttgataactcaccccttaatcttcataatatttttagatgacattgatggttcagttggggatcagtattagagtctgtGGACAAGATTAACTGAGAATAGTTGGATATCTCGCAATATTAGTATAGCTGTtggatattatttgtttattgttgatttcaatggatttagacagtTTATGGGACATATGTcaatttttagtttaattttgtttattatttgagacatgaagaaaaaatgatattttatttgggttgtgatattgaggattttatatttgagtatgAATGGTTTATTtattgaagtgtttacgttgtTTGAAGATTTGGAACAATATATTCTTGGTTTTGGAATTATATTGGTATTGTTGGAGATGATATTCAGGTTAtgtgagttaactctccggacccttgGGGTCAGGGCGTTACACTGAAAACCTGAAAGAAAGGCTgcagtttgaattttttttttcttccgttACATTCACTGTAACCGTTGGGAGGAATAAGATGAATAGTTCCTCTGGTTTGTGATGGACTTTGGGCTGAGTTAAAGGGAGTTAGGCCTTTTTTTTAGCAAAACTAATCTGttttaattaaaggaaaatagtttagtttaaattatttatgggTTGTGGGCTGCAAATCTATTGGTTTTATGTCAGCccaactattt carries:
- the LOC118344809 gene encoding uncharacterized protein LOC118344809, with the protein product MRVAQSRQKSYADNRRHELEFEVGNRVVLRIAPMRGVMRFGKKGKLSPRYVGPCEILDQIGPVAYRVALPLALSGVHNVFHVSMLRKYIPDPTHVIDYEPLPLQQNLTYTEEPIWIIERKEQVIRKWSIPLVKVLSNNHTISEASWELEEEMQVKYPQLFINDLDNL